In Myxococcales bacterium, a genomic segment contains:
- a CDS encoding NAD(P)-dependent alcohol dehydrogenase: MKVAYVSRYGPPEVVTFREVPTPSPGRGEVLVRVMATAVTSGDWRVRSGIMPRGFGALRGVALGFQGPRHPVLGTDAAGIIAAVGDKVTAFRVGEPVVAFPGSALGAHAECLVMPAAGRLAPKPPQLTFEEAAALPFGAMTALDFLRRGQLKAGERVLVNGASGNVGTAALQLAKHAGAHVTAVTSARNADLVSALGADHVIDYASADFAHRGEYDIIVDTVGNAGYARVKPILAKGGRLLAVLADLPAMLRAPFVRGPLRHRVIAGPCAETPALLREVCELAAQGALRPVIDQRFAFENLVDAYRVVDSGRKRGSVVVSLPTAS; this comes from the coding sequence ATGAAAGTTGCATACGTATCCCGTTATGGCCCTCCCGAGGTGGTCACGTTTCGCGAGGTCCCTACCCCCTCACCCGGGCGCGGTGAGGTGCTGGTGCGGGTGATGGCCACGGCGGTGACTTCGGGTGACTGGCGGGTGCGCAGCGGCATCATGCCACGGGGGTTCGGAGCCCTCCGCGGGGTGGCCCTTGGCTTTCAAGGCCCTCGCCACCCTGTCCTCGGCACCGACGCCGCGGGGATCATCGCGGCCGTGGGCGACAAGGTCACGGCCTTTCGCGTGGGTGAGCCCGTGGTGGCTTTTCCGGGCAGCGCGCTCGGCGCCCACGCCGAGTGTCTCGTGATGCCGGCCGCGGGGCGCCTGGCCCCCAAGCCTCCCCAGCTCACCTTCGAGGAAGCGGCCGCCTTGCCTTTCGGCGCGATGACCGCGCTCGATTTCCTGCGCCGGGGCCAGCTGAAAGCGGGCGAACGCGTGCTCGTCAACGGCGCCTCCGGTAACGTCGGTACCGCGGCCCTCCAGCTGGCAAAGCACGCAGGGGCTCACGTCACGGCCGTCACCAGCGCGCGCAACGCTGACCTCGTGAGCGCACTCGGTGCCGATCACGTGATCGATTACGCAAGCGCGGACTTCGCGCACCGCGGGGAGTACGACATCATCGTGGACACCGTCGGGAACGCGGGGTACGCCCGTGTGAAGCCCATTCTCGCAAAGGGGGGGCGCCTCTTGGCCGTGCTCGCCGATCTGCCGGCCATGCTGAGGGCGCCGTTCGTCCGCGGGCCCCTGCGGCACCGGGTGATCGCGGGCCCCTGCGCGGAGACGCCCGCGCTGCTCCGGGAGGTGTGTGAGCTTGCGGCTCAAGGGGCGCTGCGGCCGGTCATCGACCAGCGCTTCGCCTTCGAGAACCTGGTCGACGCATACCGCGTGGTCGACTCCGGAAGAAAGAGGGGCAGCGTCGTCGTGAGCCTACCCACGGCGTCGTAG
- a CDS encoding SRPBCC family protein — protein MLKKVVVVFVLIVGGFLAFAATQPGTYHVERSADIEAPAAIVFAELDDFHNWQAWSPWEKMDPAMKKTFEGPAGQVGSSYAWEGNKDVGKGRMSVTAVEAPRRIEYKLEFIEPFAAVASNRFSLAGETTQKVTWSMDGDKSFPAKVMGIFMDMDAAIGKDFEAGLLALKSVSETKAKAAAEEAARTQAEAEAAAQAEAAAAAEAEAAAKIAAEAEAAKGKGKGKRKAK, from the coding sequence ATGCTGAAAAAAGTCGTCGTCGTTTTCGTGTTGATCGTCGGTGGTTTCCTGGCGTTCGCGGCGACCCAGCCCGGGACCTATCACGTCGAGCGCTCCGCCGACATTGAAGCGCCTGCGGCGATCGTCTTTGCCGAGCTGGACGACTTTCACAACTGGCAAGCCTGGTCCCCTTGGGAAAAGATGGACCCCGCAATGAAGAAGACCTTCGAAGGACCGGCGGGGCAGGTGGGCTCGTCTTACGCCTGGGAAGGCAACAAAGACGTGGGCAAGGGCAGGATGAGCGTGACGGCGGTCGAGGCGCCTCGCAGGATCGAGTACAAGCTCGAGTTCATCGAACCGTTTGCGGCCGTCGCAAGCAACCGCTTTTCACTGGCTGGTGAAACGACCCAGAAGGTGACGTGGTCGATGGACGGGGACAAGTCGTTCCCCGCCAAGGTCATGGGCATCTTCATGGACATGGACGCCGCCATCGGGAAGGATTTCGAGGCGGGGCTTTTGGCCCTGAAGTCCGTGTCAGAGACGAAGGCGAAAGCTGCGGCGGAAGAGGCCGCACGCACGCAGGCCGAAGCGGAAGCCGCCGCACAGGCGGAAGCCGCCGCAGCAGCCGAAGCGGAAGCGGCAGCAAAGATCGCAGCGGAGGCGGAAGCCGCCAAGGGCAAGGGCAAGGGCAAACGCAAGGCGAAGTAG
- a CDS encoding glycerophosphodiester phosphodiesterase, whose protein sequence is MSLFALAANACDDPHWAQLAEELAEEHRKDPHEDEVRPEKPRKLQNIQVGPRPYYLVEDMDDGPLKRKLEQCSEGPFKKTDFSIGHRGAPLQFPEHTKESYEAAARMGAGIVECDVTFTKDRELVCRHSQCDLHTTTNILAIPALAAKCTKPFSPYDPATGSPATATCCTSDITLAEFKQLCGKMDASNPKAATVQEYLGGTANFRTDLYSTCGTVVTHKESIRLIKGLGAKFTPELKEPSVPMPFEGSYSQEMYAQQMLDEYKQAGINPKQVWPQSFRLDDVLYWIAREPAFGKQAVYLDARVDTAAGYATAVAGMQDLANKGVRIVAPPMFALLKLDRRNNLVASEYAVAAKAAGLDIITWTLERSGLLKTGGGYYYQYVTPVINNDGDMLTVLDALAQKVGILGIFSDWPATVTYYANCMGLE, encoded by the coding sequence ATGTCGCTCTTCGCCTTGGCGGCCAACGCCTGTGATGACCCGCATTGGGCGCAGTTGGCCGAAGAGCTCGCGGAAGAGCACCGCAAGGATCCCCACGAAGACGAGGTTCGTCCTGAGAAGCCGCGGAAGCTTCAAAACATTCAGGTCGGGCCCAGGCCCTACTACCTCGTCGAGGATATGGACGATGGCCCTTTGAAGCGAAAGCTCGAGCAATGCTCGGAAGGCCCCTTCAAAAAAACTGACTTCTCAATTGGACATCGCGGTGCCCCCCTTCAGTTCCCGGAGCACACGAAGGAATCCTACGAGGCGGCGGCGCGCATGGGCGCGGGCATTGTCGAATGCGACGTGACCTTCACCAAGGATCGAGAGCTCGTGTGTCGGCACTCGCAATGTGACCTTCACACCACCACCAACATCTTGGCGATCCCGGCGTTGGCTGCAAAGTGCACGAAGCCGTTTTCGCCCTACGATCCCGCCACGGGCAGCCCCGCCACGGCCACCTGCTGTACGAGCGACATCACCCTGGCCGAGTTCAAGCAACTCTGTGGCAAGATGGACGCCAGCAACCCGAAGGCTGCTACCGTGCAGGAGTACCTGGGTGGCACGGCCAACTTCCGGACCGATCTGTACTCGACCTGCGGGACCGTCGTGACCCACAAGGAGAGCATTCGGCTCATCAAGGGACTGGGTGCGAAGTTCACGCCGGAGCTGAAGGAACCTTCGGTGCCCATGCCTTTCGAGGGCTCGTACTCGCAAGAGATGTACGCCCAGCAGATGCTCGACGAGTACAAGCAGGCCGGGATCAATCCGAAGCAGGTGTGGCCCCAGTCGTTCCGCTTGGACGACGTGCTCTACTGGATCGCGCGCGAGCCGGCCTTCGGAAAGCAGGCCGTGTACCTGGATGCGCGGGTTGATACCGCGGCCGGGTACGCCACGGCCGTTGCAGGTATGCAAGACCTCGCGAACAAGGGCGTCCGCATCGTGGCACCCCCGATGTTCGCTCTGTTGAAGTTGGACCGCCGCAACAACCTGGTGGCGTCCGAGTATGCGGTGGCCGCCAAAGCGGCAGGCCTCGACATCATCACGTGGACTCTGGAGCGCTCGGGGCTCCTCAAGACCGGCGGCGGTTACTACTACCAGTACGTGACTCCCGTCATCAACAACGACGGTGACATGCTGACGGTGCTCGACGCGTTGGCTCAGAAGGTCGGGATCCTCGGGATCTTCTCCGATTGGCCCGCGACTGTGACGTACTACGCGAACTGCATGGGCCTCGAGTGA
- a CDS encoding VWA domain-containing protein, which translates to MLSFPHRPELVSEERASAPGHRHERRLSVPFVSVAGAMGLCLWACGPVGGELAGGINGGAPGVDAGAGGAEGFTFGGQAGLAPPPVPEPPPTETNNCGVKAVVPTKRGASVVIVADSSKNSSQGVRLAYDTLDDLVEQQDLSRWALLTTPEGTERLSECGVRASVDFGSTVARWQEALGEETGLMRNGTSAVAAAIEKAVALLKARNDGTDRFIVLLTSGEVALPSANFCGNDLPQEALASALSQGIRTYVLGGWYQPMQLAPSLTELAEAGGTARPGNTKYYSSESSDVRTVFVGVSERLNNCRLALGEVPPVPDNILVKVGDTKIAFGSEDGWVYEGAETIVLQGQACSQVSASSQPLSVLFGCPGIPVL; encoded by the coding sequence ATGCTGTCATTCCCGCATCGTCCCGAGCTCGTCTCGGAGGAACGAGCGTCCGCGCCCGGTCACCGTCACGAGCGGCGCTTGTCCGTTCCTTTTGTGTCCGTCGCCGGGGCCATGGGCCTATGTCTTTGGGCCTGCGGCCCCGTCGGCGGCGAATTGGCGGGGGGAATCAACGGTGGGGCCCCTGGTGTCGATGCGGGCGCGGGCGGAGCGGAAGGATTTACGTTTGGCGGCCAAGCTGGTCTGGCGCCGCCTCCCGTTCCTGAACCTCCGCCCACCGAGACCAACAATTGCGGCGTGAAGGCCGTGGTTCCCACCAAGCGGGGCGCCTCCGTGGTCATCGTGGCTGACTCCTCGAAGAACTCCTCCCAAGGTGTGCGGCTTGCGTACGACACCCTCGACGACCTCGTCGAGCAGCAAGACTTGAGCCGGTGGGCCCTGCTGACGACGCCGGAGGGCACAGAGCGTCTCAGTGAGTGCGGTGTGCGTGCCTCTGTCGACTTCGGGTCCACGGTGGCCCGTTGGCAGGAAGCGTTGGGCGAAGAAACAGGTCTCATGCGCAACGGCACGTCCGCCGTCGCCGCCGCCATCGAGAAAGCTGTTGCCCTTCTGAAGGCTCGTAACGACGGGACCGACCGGTTCATCGTCTTGCTGACGTCGGGTGAAGTGGCGCTTCCCTCGGCGAATTTCTGTGGAAACGACCTTCCCCAGGAAGCCCTCGCGTCGGCGTTGAGCCAGGGTATCAGAACGTACGTCCTTGGCGGATGGTACCAGCCCATGCAGCTGGCACCCAGTCTCACCGAGCTTGCCGAGGCGGGGGGCACGGCCCGTCCCGGGAACACGAAGTACTACTCCTCGGAGAGTTCAGACGTGCGTACGGTCTTCGTCGGTGTGAGCGAGCGTCTCAACAACTGCCGCTTGGCGCTGGGAGAGGTGCCACCCGTACCGGACAACATCCTGGTCAAGGTGGGAGACACCAAGATTGCGTTCGGCTCCGAAGACGGTTGGGTCTACGAGGGCGCGGAAACGATCGTCTTGCAGGGCCAGGCCTGCTCGCAGGTGAGCGCGTCCTCCCAGCCCCTCTCCGTGCTGTTCGGCTGTCCCGGGATCCCGGTGTTGTAG